The genomic DNA CGATAAACTCAAAAATTGCCCGCCAAATGATGTCGAAAGTAAACAGCGACATCGCAAGGAAAAAAATCGTGAAGATCACGACGATCGAAGCCCGAATCAGTTCGGCCTTGCTAGGCCAAGAGACCTTGTTCATCTCCGCTTCGACGGCGATCAGAAAGTCCGCAAAACGCGGCCAATTCACCAACCGGAAGGAGATCCAAAAGCCAAGCAATGCAGCAATGCCCGGGATCGCCAGTTCTAACATCGCCGATTCTTCGCTGAAAAAACCTTTCAACGTATCGTGCAGACTCTTGCACCCCAAGGCGACGATCACCCAGAATGCCAGACAGGTCATCTGTCGTACCAGTCGCCCCTGATTTCGCTTGTAAACCTGCCCTTTGAACAGTTCAGGCAACAAGGGGGTGGTTGAATTTCCGGCTACTTCCGTGGACATCCGGGCGAACTCCCGACGAATCGTGTATCAATATAAGTTTGTTTTCTGGCTGTGACCACATCTGCCACCGCGCTACCACTCAATAGACAAGCCAAGCTCAGAAGCTTGCAAGCCAAGGTCGCTGCGGGATTTCGCGGCGGAGATTTTTACTCTTCCGCGAATGCAGTCAAATACCTTCAAAGCAAATGCTAGCAGGGGAGGCGGGACTTGAACTCGCAACCCCTGGTTTTGGAAACCAGTGCTCTAACCAATTGAGCTACTCCCCTAGCAACGCAGACCAATTCTTCGCAAAGTGGTCCACATAGAGCTAAGTGGCAACCGCGATGGTTTAGTATCGCATTGCCACTTAGCATGATCTTCATTTATTGCTCACACGTCAACCAGGTGGCGATGTGCTTGCGTCCTACCAATTAGGCAAGGATCTTGGTGACAACGCCCGAACCAACGGTACGCCCACCTTCGCGAATCGCGAAACGAACACCGTCGTCCATCGCGATTGGCTTGTGCAATTCAACTTCGACCTTAACGTTATCGCCAGGCATGCACATTTCGGCGCCAACCAGGTTTGCAGTTCCGGTAACATCGGTGGTACGGAAGTAGAACTGAGGACGGTAGCCGCTGAAGAATGGAGTGTGACGTCCACCTTCGTCTTTGCTCAAGCAGTAAACTTCTGCTTCGAACTTGGTGTGCGGAGTGATGCTGCCAGGCTTGGCGAGAACTTGTCCACGTTCGATTTCTTCACGCTTCACGCCACGCAACAGGCAACCGACGTTATCGCCAGCGATACCCTTGTCCATTTGCTTGCGGAACATTTCGACACCGGTGCAGATCGTCTTCTTGGTGGCTTCGTGGAAACCAACGATTTCGACTTCTTCACCAACGTTGATCACGCCGCGTTCGATACGCCCGGTAGCAACGGTACCACGACCTTCGATCGAGAAGACGTCTTCGATCGCCATCAGGAATGGACGATCTTCTTCACGAGCTGGTTCGGGAACGTATTGATCCAATGCGTCCATCAGGTCGCTGATGCACTTCGACGCATCGGGATCTGCAGGATTGTTGTAAGCAGGCAGCGAGCTACCTTGGATCACAGGAACGTCATCGCCTGGGAAGTCGTACTTGCTAAGCAGTTCGCGAACTTCCAATTCGACCAATTCCAACAATTCGGGATCGTCGACCAAGTCGATCTTGTTCAAGAAGACCACGATGTATGGAACGCCTACCTGGCGAGCCAACAGAACGTGCTCTTTGGTTTGAGGCATTGGGCCGTCAGCAGCCGAAACGACCAAGATCGCTCCGTCCATCTGAGCCGCACCGGTGATCATGTTCTTAACGAAGTCAGCGTGGCCCGGGCAGTCGATGTGGGCGTAGTGACGATTAGCGGTCTCGTACTCAACGTGAGCTACGGCGATCGTTACCGTTTTGGTCGAGTCACGAACGGTACCACCCTTGGCGATATCCGAGTACCCCTTGGCTTTCGCCAAACCCTTCGCAGCTTGAACTGCAAGGATTGCACCCGTGGTCGTGGTTTTGCCATGGTCAATGTGTCCGATCGTACCCACGTTCACGTGAGGCTTTGTGCGCTCAAAAGTCTCCTTGGCCATCGCTTTATTTCACCTACAAGATTCTATGTGTTAGTCCAGTTACCGGCCGACACAACGTCGAATTGCCAGGAACCGCTTGGCTGCACCCGACACTCGGGTCAACCGCCAGAAACGATACAATAAAATTCGCAAAGAGCTGCTGATGGGACTTGAACCCATGACCTCTTCCTTACCAAGGAAGTGCTCTACCACTGAGCTACAGCAGCTGATGGCGAAAGCGGGTGAAGGGAATCGAACCCTCGTCTTCAGCTTGGAAGGCTGTGGCTCTACCATTGAGCTACACCCGCAAACCTCTTCCGTCACCACTTTTCGGCTGCCATGGCCCAGTTGCGGTACATGGGCAGCGACGTTCATTTAGTCAGCCTGCGCACGCACATCACGCTATGTTACGCATGTGCGTTCCGCAAGCCTATGGGGGGTACAGGATTCGAACCTGTGTAAGCAAAGCTAGCGGATTTACAGTCCGCCCCCTTTAACCACTCGGGCAACCCCCCAAAACAATTCTGCTTGGTTCGGCTGAACGCCCTAGGGCACTCAACCTTTTCTTAGCAATTTGTCGCTTCAACCAGTTCGGCGAAGAGCCAGCGGAGGGATTCGAACCCACGACCGGCGGTTTACAAAACCGCTGCTCTGCCAACTGAGCTACGCTGGCTGGATAGACTCCAGCTAAGAAGACGAGAGTTTACCGATCTTGCAATCGAGGACAAGGCGAATTTGGCCTGTTTTGGAACTATATTTCAGCCTTTCTCTCTCGAACGGAGACATTTTTATCGTTTCTTTGGTTCGCCAGCTTGAATGCGTTGCGCTCGTGAGTGCGATTTTCTGTGCTGCGTTGCTATTTTTTCCTGTTACGAAGCGGCGAATCAAACGCCAGTAATCGTTTGGACCGCGGTGGGTCCGCCCGTTTTCTGGTAGCGTCGCAAAGAGCGGGCTAGCGACCGCAGATCGCGTCGCAGTTATTCAGCGAGACAATGGGCCAGTTCCTTTTTGAAAGCTAGAGCGTTTCGGCAAATGGTTGTTCGTTGCGTAAGCAAGGCACCGCTTGAGTTCCGCGTTTGCGGTCCAGGGCCGCGATAGCACTTCTATCCAAACAGTGTCTTGCCCTGCAACACGGCGCGGCAAGCTTGTGTTCTTAGGGCCGCGACACTTTCGGTGTGTTCTTATCCGGCGCTCTTCGGACATCCGCGCCGCCCCGCGTTGGGGCGGCGGCGCAGACTGCGGAAGTTTCTTCACCGATGATCGTCGCCGTTTTATTGGCTGTTGCCCGATGCGGTGACTGATGTCTCTGCCCGGGCTGCAGTCCGCGCAACGGGTTGGCCTTGCCCCAACTGCGCATTGGCTCGGCTGGTCGCTTGTGCAGCGCCGTTGACGCCTGCGGTTGCGGCGCCTTGGGCTTGCGTCTGCAGTCGGGATTGCAGCTGTGTTTGGGCTTGAGCAAATGCGTTCAAACGAGTCTCCAATTGATCGGCTTGCATCAGCAGTTCGGCGCTCCCGGTTTCGATCGCGTGGTCGCGAATCTGTGAGATCTCGGCACGTCGTTGGCGTGCCGCGATATGGACGCGCGTCGCGAAGTCGAGGTTTGCGTTGAGCAGTCCGCCGGCATGCGAAGGGCGCTGATCGTTGGTGCTTGCGACGTTTCCAGTCCCCTTTTCGTTGGCGGCGTCGCGTTGGCGGCCGCTTTCCGGTGCGGTTGCAGGTGCGGCAGTCGGGCGATCGCTTGGCGCTTGTCGCAGCGGATTGAACTGGCCGAAGATGCTGTCATAGATCGCAACATCCGCTTGCGTGACTCCAGGTGGCAGCGACGCGCCCGCCTGCAGACTCAGCTGTCCGCTCGAGTTGAATCGCGTCCGATTTCCCGCAACGTTGGCGTCGGTCCCGGTGTTGGCTTGGACCCCCACGCCCAACTGAACGCCATTGGGTGCGTTGGCGACGGTGGCCTGCGCGCGATCAGCGGCGCGAGCCGAGGCGCGCATCGCGATCTCGGCGGCCCGGTTGGCTTCGGCTTGGATTCGAGTTTGGATCTGTGCCTGGATGTTGGACTGGATGTTGGCTTGAACTTGCGTCTGCACGCGCTGTTGGATCTGAGCCTGAACGCGCTGTTGTACCTGGGCCTGGGCGCGGGCAGCATCCGCCGCTGCGCTGGCAGCACCCGAGGCACCCGATCCCAGTCCGCCAGGCAATTGGGCAGTGGCAAACTGCGTGAGGCATGCCATCGATGCAAGTGTTGCCACTGCGATGCAAGTGATTCTCATCTTCGGATCTCCTTCGCTACTGAACGTTTGCAACCCTGCGAGTTCGCCACACTGACCACCCGTCGTCGGCCGCAGATCGATGGATAGGTTTTCCCCACGCCAAAATGCCCAACCACATGTTCGTGGAAGATGTGATTGCATGACGAATCGCCATGGCTTTATGGGGTGAAAAAGCAGTACCGTCCGAGTCGGGCACCAGCCTGTCCGCTTCTTCCTATACGCGAACCAGCGAGTCAAGCGAAAGAGAGAACCGATTGAACATCCACTATCGTGCAACCGTCCGGCGAGACACCGCGCAGTACGACAGGCAGGCATCGAATCGGCTTGGAGCAAGAGCGTTTCCAAGGGTAGGTGGCGCAGCGTTGCTAGGCATGGTCCTGTTTCTCGGGATCGCGTGTCGGTCGTCTGGTTTGTTTGGGCAGCAGCCAGCGGATAGCGGCGCATCACAGACTCCCGCCGATGCCATGCTGGCGATCGTGCGGGCGCGCACGCAACAGAATCCGGGGCATAGTGATTCATGGCGTTTGCTGGGGAAAGTGGAGGCAAAGGCAGGGAATTCGGAAGCCGCGATCAATGCCTACAGTCAATCGCTTCGGATCGATCCCGAAAACGCCGCCTCGCATTTCGACATCTGTCAACTGCTGCATGCCATCGGCGATCCGGCGGCCCCCTACCATGCACAGCAGTGCGTTTTACTGGCACCGGCAAGCGACTACGCCGAGCAGCTTCATGCTGGCGGCTTTGCCCAACGACCTCCTTCGGCAAGTCCCTCGGGGCAGGTGCATCCGGCGGGGAATCGCGGCAGCGCGCCTGCTGAGTTTGCATCCAACAAGACATCGATAGAAAGCGGCGCCGCGGCGGTCGATGTCGAGCCGGTCAGTTACCAGATCCAGACGTTTGACGGCGAAGAGGAATTGGATCGTCGGCTGGAACAGGTGCGTAGCGATATCAGTCCGACACCGAAGCGGTTGCGGGTGCTGTTGGAGCTGGGAGTCTTATACAACACAAACGTCAGCTTGACGCCGGTCAGCCGAGAGCTGGCGTCGAACAGTGCGGAAAGCTTTCAAGGCTTTATCAACCCGGAACTGGAATGGATCGCCATCCGCCGCGACTCATGGCGTGCCGGTCCGCTGGCACGCGGATACTTTACGGTCAACGAAGCCCATCAAAGCGACCTGGACCTAACCAGCGGGCAACCGGGTGCTTTTATCGAACGCGATTTTTGCTGGGGTGAAAACGACCTGATCGCGCGGCTTGATTACGTCTACGCGCTGGATCTGCTGGGGGGCGAACATGTCGACGACCGCCATTCTGTGACAGCGTCGGTGATCATGATTCGCCCCGATCTGGATGTGTTCTACGCCTACCTGGCGACAGGTGTGTCGCAGTTTAAGGACGACGGAATCAACCCTTCAGCCACCTCGCTTGATGGGGCGGCGATCAGCGGTGGACTTAGTCGTTTTTCGCAAACCGGCATCGACTGGCTGCCCACCTGGAGCAGTGGAATCGATCTGGAATACGCCAACACCGAAGGGGACGATTATCGCTATTCCGCGATCAATGGACATTCCGATGCGACGTTTCAGTTTGGTCGACGCCTGAGCTTCATCCCAAGCGTGGGGATTGGCTACCGCAACTATGCCGACTTCACCGGCACCCCCGACCGCGATGAATTGACCTGGCGCGCCGGCGGCAAGTTGCGATGGATGTTCAGCGACTTGGTCGCCCTCTCGCTGGTCGGCGGGCACGATCGCTTTGCTTCCGACAACCAGGACTTTGACGCAAAGCGAACCCAAGCTGGCCTCGTGCTTGGCATAACCTACTGAACCGATCGGGAACGCGTGTCGGCACACGGTCGCGCGACATTTCGAGCTTGATTCTCTGTTGAGCGCGTCATACCATAAAAACATGATCGCACTTCGCTCTCTTTTCGTGGCAGTTATCTGCCTCGCGATAGCGATTCCAGTTCCTGGGATCTCTAGCTGCCGGTGCGCTGTCGAGCTGTCGCCTCTGGCATGCTGTGCGCCTCAGCCCGATCTGGGATCGTGCTGCTGCGAGCGACCTGCGACGGCAGAGCGTTCGTGCTGCGACCGCATGCTGGGCGAAGGTTGCAATTCGTGCTGCGATCTCTCTGCCCCAAGAGCGGGCGAGCCCGCGGTGCCCAGTGAAACCAGCACGCCCGTGCAGGTTCCCCCTGTCGCCTGGGCGGCGTTTGTGCCGAATGTGCCGCCACTTACCTCTCTCGCTGCGATCGATTCCTCTTTTGCTCCGCTCCCCTGGTGTCATAACCAGCGGCAGGCGACGTTGTGCGTTTGGCGGAAATAGGCCTCCATCCTGAAGTCAGTCTGTTTTTAACAACTACATTTCAGTTTGGAGAATTTCCTATGTTTAAGCTTATGTTTCTTGGTCTCGCATTGGTTGGCGGAATCGCCGTCGCCCCGTTCGCTCAATCCTCTGTAGCCGCCCCCTGCGTTTGCTGTGGCGAAGGCTGCACGTGCGAGTCGTGTGCTTGCGATGAAAAGCAGTGCGCATGCGATGTTGGTGGCCCCTGCCAATGTAGCGACCAGTGCAATGCAACTTGCTGCACTAAATAGCATCAGCGTCTAGCCATCTTTGCATGGTTGGGGTCGCCCAAGCGAACGCTTGGGCGACCTTTTTTTTCGTCACACGGAAGGACGCATTCCAGCCTGTTTGTGCCGCGATTTCAAATTCATTTGACCGAATGCGCGGTCGGTTCGCTGGAGCCTCTTGCCACTTCGCCCTCCTGCGTAAAAACTGGTGGTTCACGGACGATCCAATTCGTGTGAATGCTCCCAAAGTTATGACGCCTGTTATGAATCGAGGTCGAACGTGCAGAAGTTAATCGAAGGAATCCATCAATTTCAGCGTGAGAGCTTCGTTCCGCTGCAGGGACTGTTTGAACAACTGGCCAAAGGACAGTCCCCCGAGACCTTATTCATCACCTGTTCCGATTCGCGGATCGATCCGACGCTATTGACCCGCACTCAGCCAGGCGATCTGTTCATCCTGCGAAACGCAGGGAACATCGTGCCGCCCCACGGGGCCGGTGGAGGTGAAGCGGCAACGATCGAATTCGCAGTCGCGGGCCTGAACGTGAAGGACATCATCGTCTGCGGCCACTCCCACTGCGGTGCGATGAAGGGGCTGCTCGATCCGGAACAAGTTGTCGAAATGCCTGCCGTCGCCGATTGGCTGTCGAATGCCGACGCCACGCGGCGGATCATGAAAGAGAACTACAGCGAACTCGAAGGAGATCGGTTGTTAAGTGCGACGGTCGAGGAGAACGTTCTCGTTCAGCTCGAAAACCTCCGCACCCTACCGGCAGTCGCAGCTCGACTTGCCAGAGGCGATCTGCATTTGCATGGGTGGGTCTACAAAATCGAAACAGGCCAGGTGTTCGCTTACGATATTGAAAGTTCGCAATTCCTGAAGCTGACCGATTGCAGTCCATCGATGGAGGCGACGGCGCAGCAGCGGAAAACGAACGTGATCTGATCAGCCACTGCTTGGTCGCGGAGAGTGCTCTCAGCCGCTGGTGCTGGGAGCCATCGGGCCGTCCGTCAGACCATTCCCCAGCGCTTCCGTAGCACCCAGTCGCTGGTCAGCAGCCCGCCGAAGATCAGCATCGTCAGCCAACCGCTGACCGGTTCGTCCCCCAGACGCCATTGCTGCACGACCGGCGAGACCGATCGTTGACGGTTTTGAGCGATCAGTTCGCGGAGCGATTCGATCTGCTCGGGAGGGATCGAACGTCCACCGATCTCCGATGTGACCTGAGCCAGTTGCTGCATCTGAGCGATATCGGCAACCGGGCGGCTGAGTTCGCGGTCGATCGACGCAACTTGAAAGGCGAGCTCTTGGGGCTCGATCTTGCTGCCGGTGGTCGTATCTTTCGCTCGCAAGCGATACATGCCGTCGGCCAGTTCGGGCAGCTTGCCGGTCCAGGCAGTCGCTCCCCCCGCCTGTGCGTCGCTTTTCGCGACGGGGACGTCGATCGCTTTGTCGGCGGAATCGATCACCTGGACCGTCAGTTTTCGCTCGGCCGCATCGTCCGCGTCGCCACCGAGACTCGCCTGGAACTGCACTTCGATATCGGCGGCGAAGCGGCGGCGGTCCATCTGTAAGTCGATCTGGTCGGGGGAGGCGAGTTCGCGCCGCATCAGCCACAGCAACACCTGTCGCCAGAACCGCTGGTGCAGCTCTCGTTCCCCCTGACGCCACCACTGCCACGTGCTGTCGCCGGCAAAGGCGGCGCAGCGGCCGTTGCCGAAATCGCCGATCACCAGCAGGGGCTCCTCGGAGGGAGTTTCCAGCAGCACCTCGACCCCAGGAATTGGCTTGGGGCCCAGCAAGCGGTTCGCTCCCTTGAGCGGACGCAGCTGGTCCCAGGCGGCCTGCTGGGGGCCGCCAGCGGCAAGCTGGTTGATCGGGTGGGGGCGGGTGATCCGGACCGGCAGCGGGCCCTCGATCTGCAGCTGCGGGTCGGGGGGCTGGCCATACGACTGGCGGCGATCGGGAGAGGTTTTGACGGGAAGGACGTCGGCCAGGGGAGAGCTGCCGTAACCGCCGGCGTCGAAGCTGTGGAAGCCCCCGAGCGTCAACAGGCCCGCTCCCTCATCGATCCGTTGGCGGAGCGCCTGCAGTTGCTTCTCGCCAAGCGCCTGCGAATCGAGATCGCCCAGGATGTAGATGTCGTAGCGATCGGGCTCAAACGCGGTTCCCAGATCGACGGGCCAGTTTTTCCCCTGCCCGATTCGTTCGATCCACTGGAACGAGAGTTCGAAATCGGCCGAGGCGGCGATGCTGCGTCGCAGGAACAACTGTTCCGGCCGCGGTTGTCCTTCCAAATAGAGAACCCGGCCGCCGACATCGCGGACATCGAGGAAGGCGGTTTGGCGATTGTTGTCGGTAAGAATCTCGCCATCTTGCGGCTCAGCGATCAGGTCCAGCCGGTAGTTGCCCGGCGCGGGGGCGGGCAGTTCGATCGCGATCCGCTGATCGTCATCGCCTCCCCGGGCGACGATCTCCCGCTGGGCGATCTCCTCGGTCTCACCTTGCGCGTTGGTTAGCATCAACCGCAGCGGAATCGAGCGGTTGTCGAGTCCCTGGGCGGAGAGCGTGGCCGTGACCTGGAACAGATTCTTGGCGAAGACGCTGAACTGGTCGGGCATCCCGTCGATCGCGACGTCGCGGGCGGCGGAGGTGTCTTGGCTGGGGCCGATCGGGACGGTCCACAGCGGCACCTCCAGC from Rosistilla carotiformis includes the following:
- a CDS encoding carbonic anhydrase is translated as MQKLIEGIHQFQRESFVPLQGLFEQLAKGQSPETLFITCSDSRIDPTLLTRTQPGDLFILRNAGNIVPPHGAGGGEAATIEFAVAGLNVKDIIVCGHSHCGAMKGLLDPEQVVEMPAVADWLSNADATRRIMKENYSELEGDRLLSATVEENVLVQLENLRTLPAVAARLARGDLHLHGWVYKIETGQVFAYDIESSQFLKLTDCSPSMEATAQQRKTNVI
- a CDS encoding glutamine amidotransferase: MSSWTTQPIFDSLGLIGLVAILFVLTTLLVVPQSTQLTQRRRRTLIGLRLVAATVLVLALLRPTHVVTLQQPAAATLAILLDGSRSMTLPAGGTRSRWQSQSEVWQRIAPMLDSGDPTLKTAVYEYSGDLSPLDPATGAVDAFLKSQPEGKQTDLAAALRDTITRAAGSPLAGIVLIGDGTQTADIDIGPQAVAQTLASLEVPLWTVPIGPSQDTSAARDVAIDGMPDQFSVFAKNLFQVTATLSAQGLDNRSIPLRLMLTNAQGETEEIAQREIVARGGDDDQRIAIELPAPAPGNYRLDLIAEPQDGEILTDNNRQTAFLDVRDVGGRVLYLEGQPRPEQLFLRRSIAASADFELSFQWIERIGQGKNWPVDLGTAFEPDRYDIYILGDLDSQALGEKQLQALRQRIDEGAGLLTLGGFHSFDAGGYGSSPLADVLPVKTSPDRRQSYGQPPDPQLQIEGPLPVRITRPHPINQLAAGGPQQAAWDQLRPLKGANRLLGPKPIPGVEVLLETPSEEPLLVIGDFGNGRCAAFAGDSTWQWWRQGERELHQRFWRQVLLWLMRRELASPDQIDLQMDRRRFAADIEVQFQASLGGDADDAAERKLTVQVIDSADKAIDVPVAKSDAQAGGATAWTGKLPELADGMYRLRAKDTTTGSKIEPQELAFQVASIDRELSRPVADIAQMQQLAQVTSEIGGRSIPPEQIESLRELIAQNRQRSVSPVVQQWRLGDEPVSGWLTMLIFGGLLTSDWVLRKRWGMV
- the secE gene encoding preprotein translocase subunit SecE, with protein sequence MSTEVAGNSTTPLLPELFKGQVYKRNQGRLVRQMTCLAFWVIVALGCKSLHDTLKGFFSEESAMLELAIPGIAALLGFWISFRLVNWPRFADFLIAVEAEMNKVSWPSKAELIRASIVVIFTIFFLAMSLFTFDIIWRAIFEFIGVAA
- the tuf gene encoding elongation factor Tu, translated to MAKETFERTKPHVNVGTIGHIDHGKTTTTGAILAVQAAKGLAKAKGYSDIAKGGTVRDSTKTVTIAVAHVEYETANRHYAHIDCPGHADFVKNMITGAAQMDGAILVVSAADGPMPQTKEHVLLARQVGVPYIVVFLNKIDLVDDPELLELVELEVRELLSKYDFPGDDVPVIQGSSLPAYNNPADPDASKCISDLMDALDQYVPEPAREEDRPFLMAIEDVFSIEGRGTVATGRIERGVINVGEEVEIVGFHEATKKTICTGVEMFRKQMDKGIAGDNVGCLLRGVKREEIERGQVLAKPGSITPHTKFEAEVYCLSKDEGGRHTPFFSGYRPQFYFRTTDVTGTANLVGAEMCMPGDNVKVEVELHKPIAMDDGVRFAIREGGRTVGSGVVTKILA